The Sporosarcina luteola genome contains a region encoding:
- a CDS encoding thioesterase family protein: MKQGMEVGKSETIEIIVTEDMFATFEGEVVHPVYSTVAMTYHMEWVSRKIILPFLEVHEEGMGASVQLQHLAPSPLGSKVTLTAVLVELRNNAVVTEVTAHNHVGLIGQGIVKQIILPKETIAQKLRDASLSS; encoded by the coding sequence ATGAAGCAGGGGATGGAAGTTGGCAAATCAGAAACGATTGAAATAATAGTGACTGAAGACATGTTTGCTACGTTTGAAGGCGAAGTTGTGCACCCCGTCTATTCAACAGTAGCGATGACTTATCATATGGAATGGGTTTCCCGGAAAATTATTCTTCCCTTTTTGGAAGTACATGAAGAAGGAATGGGGGCGTCTGTTCAGCTACAACATCTAGCACCTTCCCCGCTAGGTTCAAAAGTGACGCTCACCGCAGTGTTAGTCGAATTACGGAATAATGCTGTAGTTACGGAAGTTACCGCGCACAACCACGTAGGGTTAATCGGTCAAGGTATTGTAAAACAAATCATTCTTCCAAAAGAAACGATTGCACAAAAGTTGAGGGATGCTTCGTTATCTTCCTAG
- a CDS encoding Leu/Phe/Val dehydrogenase, which produces MKIEEERVSVTSNFDLFEKMAGHEQVVFCNDPSTGLRAIIAIHNTTLGPALGGCRMHPYESMDAALEDVLRLSKGMSYKCAAADVDFGGGKAVIIGDPKTDKTPELFRAFGQFVETLGGRFYTGTDMGTTLEDFVHSMKETNCIVGTPEAYGGGGDSSIPTAEGVLYGIKATNLELFGNDELGGHSYAVQGLGKVGFKVAVGLLEAGAHVYVTDINEKNLLAIEEKAATTTGTVKVVASGDIYSQEAELFVPCALGGIINDQTINQFKVKAIAGSANNQLLHEDHGKKLQEKGILYAPDYIINSGGLIHVADELYGFNHERVLAKTKHIYDAILEVYKLAKMSGTCTMESANTMCEKKMESRGGRNSFYTPSIKPKWAIRK; this is translated from the coding sequence ATGAAAATTGAAGAAGAAAGAGTTTCAGTGACAAGTAATTTCGATCTCTTTGAAAAAATGGCCGGGCATGAACAAGTCGTATTCTGTAATGATCCATCGACAGGTTTACGTGCGATTATAGCAATCCACAATACAACACTTGGACCTGCGCTAGGCGGCTGCCGCATGCATCCTTACGAAAGTATGGATGCAGCGCTGGAAGATGTACTTCGTCTATCCAAAGGGATGAGCTACAAATGCGCAGCTGCTGATGTGGATTTTGGCGGCGGAAAGGCGGTCATCATCGGAGATCCCAAAACGGATAAAACGCCCGAATTGTTCCGTGCATTTGGTCAATTCGTAGAAACTCTTGGCGGCCGGTTTTACACCGGTACCGATATGGGAACGACCTTGGAGGATTTCGTCCATTCAATGAAGGAAACGAATTGCATCGTAGGTACTCCTGAAGCTTATGGAGGCGGAGGGGACTCTTCCATTCCGACAGCAGAAGGTGTTCTGTACGGGATAAAAGCGACAAATCTAGAGCTATTCGGAAATGATGAGTTAGGAGGGCATTCTTACGCTGTCCAAGGTTTAGGTAAAGTGGGATTCAAAGTTGCAGTTGGACTACTTGAGGCAGGTGCCCACGTCTATGTAACGGATATTAATGAAAAGAATCTGCTGGCCATCGAAGAAAAAGCGGCCACAACAACCGGTACCGTGAAAGTCGTTGCAAGCGGGGATATTTATTCACAAGAAGCGGAACTATTTGTTCCTTGTGCACTCGGCGGAATTATTAACGACCAGACGATAAATCAGTTCAAAGTAAAAGCGATTGCAGGTTCGGCGAACAATCAGTTACTACATGAAGACCATGGGAAAAAGCTACAAGAGAAAGGCATTCTCTATGCTCCGGATTATATTATCAATTCCGGCGGTCTCATTCATGTGGCGGATGAATTGTACGGCTTCAATCATGAGCGGGTACTGGCAAAAACAAAACATATATATGATGCGATTTTAGAAGTTTACAAGCTGGCGAAAATGAGTGGTACTTGCACAATGGAATCAGCTAATACAATGTGTGAGAAAAAAATGGAAAGTAGAGGTGGGCGGAACAGCTTCTACACCCCATCCATAAAACCGAAGTGGGCGATCCGCAAATAA
- the pdhA gene encoding pyruvate dehydrogenase (acetyl-transferring) E1 component subunit alpha has translation MKNHFPIKKVMDDEGVLLDSFYEKQIDEQLVRDFYYNMVRIRTFDRKAINLQRQGRLGTYAPFEGQEASQVGSALALGTDDWIFPTYRDHGATLTYGADMVRTYLYWNGRVEGCVPPKGKKIFPPAVPIATQIPHAVGAAWAEKRKGTRNGSIAYFGDGATSEGDFHEGLNFASVFQVPVVFFNQNNGYAISVPMEKQMNSATIAQKSVAYDIPGVRLDGNDCFAVYFETKKAFDYARNGNGPTLIEAVTWRTGAHTTADDPSKYRPEEQGKHIVDPLVRLEKFMRNYGYWDEEWVAEVKDKTAIEIEAAVEEMERFPAPNVRDLFDHVYAELPADLAAQKESYLAQLGGQ, from the coding sequence TTGAAAAATCACTTTCCCATTAAGAAAGTAATGGACGATGAAGGAGTTTTACTAGATTCATTCTACGAGAAGCAGATTGATGAGCAACTTGTCAGAGATTTTTATTACAACATGGTTCGAATTCGAACATTCGACAGAAAAGCGATTAACTTGCAGCGGCAAGGACGTCTCGGGACATATGCTCCATTCGAAGGGCAGGAAGCTTCACAAGTTGGCAGTGCACTTGCATTAGGAACTGATGATTGGATTTTCCCGACTTATCGCGACCACGGTGCGACGTTGACATACGGTGCTGATATGGTGAGGACCTATTTGTATTGGAATGGTCGAGTTGAAGGGTGTGTCCCTCCGAAAGGGAAGAAAATCTTTCCTCCGGCCGTCCCTATTGCGACGCAGATTCCACATGCAGTAGGAGCTGCATGGGCAGAGAAGAGGAAAGGGACCAGAAATGGATCAATCGCTTACTTTGGTGACGGTGCGACTTCAGAAGGTGATTTTCATGAAGGGCTCAATTTCGCAAGTGTATTCCAAGTGCCTGTCGTCTTTTTCAATCAAAATAATGGTTATGCGATTTCAGTCCCGATGGAAAAACAGATGAATTCTGCGACAATTGCTCAAAAGTCAGTCGCATATGACATTCCCGGGGTTCGACTTGACGGCAATGATTGTTTTGCCGTCTATTTTGAAACGAAAAAGGCATTTGACTATGCGCGGAACGGGAATGGCCCGACGTTGATAGAAGCGGTCACATGGCGGACAGGTGCTCATACGACTGCGGATGATCCATCTAAATATCGCCCTGAAGAACAAGGAAAACATATTGTCGATCCACTAGTCCGTTTGGAAAAATTCATGCGGAATTATGGCTACTGGGATGAAGAATGGGTCGCAGAAGTAAAAGACAAAACAGCTATTGAAATTGAAGCGGCAGTAGAAGAAATGGAGCGCTTCCCAGCTCCAAACGTCAGAGATCTTTTTGATCATGTCTATGCAGAGCTGCCAGCAGACCTGGCTGCACAAAAAGAGTCCTATCTCGCACAGTTAGGGGGCCAGTGA
- a CDS encoding alpha-ketoacid dehydrogenase subunit beta, with protein MAIDFKKTAGRTETTKLMTMIQAINSGMETMLEEDERLILMGEDIGKNGGVFRATEGLVEKFGEDRVVDTPLSEAGIIGTSIGLAVNGFRPVAEIQFLGFIYPAYEQIMTHVSRIRMRTMGNFTVPMVIRAPYGAGIRAPEVHSDSTESLFTHMPGIKVVCPSGPYDAKGLLIAAMEDPDPVLVLEPMRNYRAQREDVPVGKYTVEIGKGKIVCEGTDVTIIAWGAMVAVAEKAAEQAEEMGISCEIIDLRTLYPIDREIIAQSIQKTTRAVIVHEAHSTGGLGNDIVSIINDTSFLYLRAPIERVTGFDVPVPLFALENHYLPTPARVVKGIEKVVHF; from the coding sequence ATGGCGATTGATTTTAAAAAAACAGCCGGGCGTACAGAGACGACTAAACTAATGACGATGATCCAAGCGATCAATAGTGGGATGGAAACAATGCTCGAAGAAGATGAAAGATTAATTCTTATGGGGGAAGACATCGGTAAAAATGGTGGTGTGTTTCGAGCGACCGAGGGGCTTGTGGAGAAATTCGGGGAAGATCGTGTGGTGGATACACCACTCTCAGAAGCTGGTATTATCGGGACGTCCATCGGTCTTGCCGTAAATGGCTTCAGACCAGTGGCGGAAATTCAGTTTCTTGGTTTCATCTACCCTGCATACGAGCAGATTATGACGCATGTTTCTCGTATCCGAATGCGGACGATGGGGAATTTCACGGTACCGATGGTCATCCGTGCACCCTATGGAGCAGGCATTCGAGCCCCAGAAGTCCATTCGGACAGTACAGAATCCTTGTTCACGCATATGCCAGGAATCAAGGTAGTCTGCCCATCAGGACCTTATGATGCAAAGGGTTTATTGATTGCTGCAATGGAAGATCCTGATCCAGTGCTTGTGCTGGAACCGATGAGGAATTACCGTGCACAAAGAGAAGATGTACCCGTAGGTAAGTATACAGTTGAAATCGGTAAGGGGAAAATCGTGTGTGAAGGTACCGATGTGACAATCATCGCATGGGGTGCAATGGTTGCAGTGGCAGAAAAAGCAGCCGAGCAGGCAGAGGAAATGGGCATAAGCTGTGAAATTATTGACCTTCGAACGTTGTACCCGATCGACCGTGAAATCATAGCACAATCCATACAGAAAACGACAAGGGCGGTCATCGTCCACGAAGCACATTCAACTGGAGGACTCGGCAACGATATCGTTTCAATTATTAATGACACCTCTTTCCTTTATTTGCGTGCTCCGATTGAACGGGTGACAGGGTTTGATGTGCCAGTTCCGTTGTTTGCGCTAGAAAATCATTATCTTCCAACACCTGCACGGGTCGTAAAAGGGATTGAAAAAGTTGTCCATTTTTAG
- a CDS encoding dihydrolipoamide acetyltransferase family protein: MLDVKLHDIGEGMTEGEILQYLVQVGDQVAVDQPLVEVQTDKVVAELPSPCSGIVKEIIIETGETVQVGTSLLSIEEEFSAEIGNKPLPKREATNEVAATVSEKVVKPSPTPFRRVLAAPYTRKIARENNINIEDVPSSDPSGRVTEEDIYRFIEGKQAVMEPIIEVQPVSSYENPPHELPFRGIRKQIAKKMTQSYFTIPHVTHFDEVNMTRLINMRDELKMAGESVSLSAFFIKALTIALKEFPIFNAELDEDNDRILLKKNYHIGIATNTDNGLLVPVVHDADKKTIKEIHRVIKDLTEKAITGRLKPSEMQNSTFTMSNVGPLGSTGATPMINHPETAIIAFHKTKKQPIVNEHDEIVIGHVMTLSMSFDHRVADGATAVAFTNRFSGLLEQPHNLLLEMI; this comes from the coding sequence GTGCTAGACGTAAAATTGCACGATATCGGTGAAGGGATGACGGAAGGAGAGATTCTCCAATACCTTGTACAGGTCGGGGATCAAGTAGCGGTCGACCAACCGCTTGTTGAAGTACAAACTGACAAAGTAGTAGCAGAACTTCCTTCGCCTTGCTCCGGGATTGTGAAGGAAATCATAATTGAAACGGGCGAAACCGTCCAAGTTGGAACTAGCCTTCTTTCCATTGAGGAGGAATTCAGTGCGGAAATCGGGAATAAGCCACTACCTAAAAGAGAAGCAACGAACGAAGTTGCGGCGACTGTCAGTGAAAAAGTGGTGAAACCTTCGCCAACTCCATTTAGACGTGTATTAGCTGCACCTTACACACGTAAAATCGCACGTGAAAACAACATTAACATTGAGGATGTCCCATCTAGTGATCCTTCAGGACGAGTGACTGAGGAAGATATCTACCGTTTTATAGAAGGGAAACAGGCTGTCATGGAACCAATTATTGAAGTACAGCCTGTATCGTCATATGAAAACCCTCCCCATGAACTCCCTTTCAGAGGAATCCGAAAACAGATTGCTAAGAAAATGACACAATCCTATTTTACAATTCCGCATGTAACGCATTTCGATGAGGTGAACATGACGAGATTAATTAACATGCGTGATGAACTGAAAATGGCGGGGGAATCAGTGTCTCTGTCCGCATTTTTCATTAAAGCGCTCACGATTGCATTGAAGGAATTTCCGATTTTCAACGCGGAGCTTGATGAGGATAACGATCGTATTTTGCTCAAGAAAAATTATCATATCGGCATCGCGACGAACACGGATAATGGACTGCTAGTTCCTGTCGTTCATGATGCGGATAAAAAAACAATTAAAGAGATTCATCGGGTGATTAAAGATTTGACCGAAAAAGCCATCACTGGGAGATTGAAACCGTCTGAAATGCAAAACAGTACGTTTACGATGAGCAATGTCGGTCCACTTGGCAGTACGGGTGCAACACCAATGATTAACCACCCTGAGACGGCGATCATTGCATTCCATAAAACAAAAAAACAACCCATTGTCAACGAGCATGATGAAATCGTTATCGGTCATGTTATGACACTGTCCATGTCATTCGATCATCGCGTTGCAGATGGAGCAACGGCCGTTGCATTTACAAACCGCTTTTCCGGTTTACTTGAACAGCCACATAATTTGTTGTTGGAGATGATATGA